The proteins below come from a single Streptococcus hyointestinalis genomic window:
- the rseP gene encoding RIP metalloprotease RseP encodes MLGIITFIIIFGIIVIVHEFGHFYFAKKSGILVREFSIGMGPKIFAHRGQDGTTYTLRILPLGGYVRMAGWGDDTTEIKTGSPASLTLNSEGVVTCIDLSQKTSNMNSLPMNVTSYDLEDKLVITGLVMDETKTYPVDHDATIIEEDGTELRIAPLDVQYQNASVWGRLITNFAGPMNNFILGAVVFVLLAFVAGGVSDYSSNHFRVTSDGAMYQAGVRDNDQILKIGSQKVTNWESLVEAVDSSTDGLKEGQTIAVTVKSHNKTKTLNITPKKQNGSYMIGVQPALKTSLTDKIFGGLKQAWDSAFLILNSLRGLITNFSLNKLGGPVAMYQMSNQAASAGFETVLQLLGMLSINLGIMNLIPIPALDGGKIVINILEAIRRKPLRQETETYITLAGAAFMVILMIAVTWNDIMRAFF; translated from the coding sequence ATGTTAGGAATTATCACTTTTATCATCATCTTTGGGATTATCGTCATTGTACACGAGTTTGGGCATTTCTATTTTGCTAAAAAATCTGGTATCCTAGTGCGTGAGTTTTCTATCGGCATGGGACCAAAGATTTTTGCCCATCGTGGTCAAGACGGGACGACCTACACCCTACGTATCTTGCCACTAGGTGGTTATGTGCGTATGGCAGGTTGGGGTGATGATACAACTGAGATTAAGACAGGGAGCCCAGCTAGTCTCACGCTAAATAGCGAGGGCGTTGTGACCTGTATCGACCTCTCTCAAAAAACGTCCAATATGAATAGCCTGCCGATGAATGTCACAAGCTATGACTTGGAGGATAAGCTTGTCATCACTGGGTTAGTCATGGATGAGACCAAGACCTATCCCGTCGACCATGACGCTACTATCATCGAGGAGGACGGCACAGAGCTGAGAATTGCTCCGCTTGATGTGCAGTATCAAAATGCTAGTGTCTGGGGGCGTCTCATCACCAACTTCGCTGGTCCCATGAACAACTTCATCCTAGGAGCGGTGGTTTTTGTCCTACTAGCCTTTGTCGCTGGTGGTGTATCTGACTACTCGAGCAATCACTTCCGTGTGACCTCAGACGGCGCCATGTACCAAGCAGGTGTGCGTGACAATGACCAGATTTTAAAAATCGGCAGTCAAAAAGTCACCAACTGGGAGAGCTTAGTTGAGGCTGTGGACAGCTCAACAGATGGACTCAAAGAAGGGCAGACCATCGCAGTCACTGTCAAGTCTCACAATAAAACAAAAACCCTCAACATCACACCTAAAAAGCAAAACGGCTCTTATATGATTGGTGTTCAACCAGCTCTCAAAACAAGTCTGACCGATAAAATCTTTGGCGGGCTCAAGCAGGCTTGGGACAGTGCCTTTCTCATCCTCAACAGTCTAAGAGGCTTGATTACAAACTTTAGCCTCAATAAGCTAGGAGGTCCTGTCGCTATGTATCAGATGAGCAATCAAGCAGCCAGCGCAGGCTTTGAGACTGTCCTGCAGCTCCTTGGTATGCTCTCTATCAACCTTGGGATTATGAACCTCATTCCCATACCTGCCCTTGACGGTGGTAAGATTGTCATCAATATCTTAGAAGCCATCAGACGTAAGCCCCTTCGTCAGGAGACAGAGACTTACATCACTCTAGCAGGTGCGGCTTTCATGGTTATCCTCATGATAGCTGTCACATGGAATGACATCATGCGTGCCTTTTTCTAG